The following proteins come from a genomic window of Thiothrix unzii:
- a CDS encoding IS256 family transposase, whose amino-acid sequence MEQAQLQALAKDLAKSIKTEADLKQLSQLLLKMTVEAALNAELDDHLGYDRHAKTPEVGNSRNGYMSKLLKSDQGTVEIQTPRDRDGSFSPQLVKKNQTRFTKMDDQILYLYAKGMSTREIVDCFQELYGAEVSPTLVSSVTASVLDQVTTWQSRPLDPVYPIVYLDAMVMKIRKGKQVVNQSVYLALAVNLQGHKELLGLWLSENEGAKFWLGVLTELQNRGVQDILIACVDGLTGFPDAINAVFPKTDIQLCIVHMVRNSLKFVAWKDYKAVTTDLKDIYQASTEDQGKLALQQFGERWNDKYPQISRSWLNHWENLNTFFAYPADIRKAIYTTNAIESLNSVVRKAVNKRKVFTNEDAAKKVVFLAIEQASRKWTMPIHNWKSALNRFMLLFEDRLKDFV is encoded by the coding sequence ATGGAACAGGCACAACTCCAAGCTCTAGCCAAAGACTTGGCAAAAAGCATCAAGACGGAAGCAGACCTCAAGCAACTATCGCAACTCCTGCTGAAGATGACGGTAGAGGCTGCTTTAAACGCGGAATTGGATGACCATCTAGGGTATGACCGCCATGCGAAAACCCCAGAGGTAGGGAACAGCCGTAACGGTTACATGAGCAAGCTGCTGAAAAGCGACCAAGGCACGGTTGAAATCCAAACCCCGCGTGACCGTGATGGCAGTTTCAGCCCGCAACTGGTGAAGAAAAACCAAACCCGCTTCACCAAGATGGATGACCAAATCCTGTACCTGTATGCCAAAGGCATGAGTACGCGTGAAATCGTGGATTGCTTCCAAGAGCTGTACGGGGCAGAGGTTTCCCCGACCTTGGTATCCAGTGTCACGGCATCGGTGTTGGATCAGGTGACAACATGGCAATCCCGCCCGTTAGACCCGGTCTACCCGATTGTCTACCTTGATGCGATGGTGATGAAAATCCGCAAGGGAAAACAAGTGGTTAACCAATCAGTCTACCTTGCATTGGCGGTCAACTTGCAAGGGCATAAAGAACTGTTGGGGCTATGGCTGTCCGAAAATGAAGGTGCGAAATTCTGGTTAGGCGTTTTGACTGAACTGCAAAATCGGGGTGTCCAGGACATCCTGATTGCCTGCGTGGATGGGCTGACAGGCTTCCCCGATGCCATCAATGCGGTGTTCCCCAAAACTGACATCCAACTTTGCATCGTCCACATGGTACGCAACTCCTTGAAATTCGTGGCATGGAAAGATTACAAAGCCGTCACCACCGACCTCAAGGACATCTACCAAGCCAGCACCGAAGACCAAGGGAAACTCGCCCTCCAGCAGTTTGGTGAACGCTGGAATGACAAATACCCACAAATCAGCCGTTCGTGGCTCAACCACTGGGAAAACCTCAACACCTTCTTTGCTTACCCTGCGGACATCCGCAAAGCCATCTACACCACTAACGCCATCGAATCCCTCAACAGCGTGGTGCGCAAGGCGGTGAACAAGCGCAAGGTATTTACTAACGAAGATGCTGCCAAAAAAGTGGTTTTCCTTGCCATTGAACAGGCTTCGCGCAAATGGACGATGCCCATCCATAACTGGAAATCGGCACTCAACCGCTTTATGCTCCTGTTTGAAGACAGGCTCAAAGACTTTGTTTGA
- a CDS encoding DUF6573 family protein produces MTAIANVGIAEPLFSVDTLLAGPTCAAQVPSGIYCVGALTAPDGQFLYLSLVGRDTAFQELRGLMTTGKLNSFLIRQDGGKLISGWFSREWLGKMEYHGAKLQTQLFGEVSQMIFYHPLLTTPDKANQTAVLPYLGEITESLMQDAWQLVKHVCEVPLLDEWRDVVMQLLTRLEWLDTLTGFGCNATYIKIGNNIGGLISANIRAGALCVDADSQGRYAFPDKLTIDLEANRYQPPVPAQTPSDKKGGFEDDADFIDCYSRAQAIADGVLVDASAHKEVREAGFKVPVALTAAVWDRFVEWDNDDVRKEQQSLGQSTAGRLWDVMYMAFYAIRHSRGGGDVLFYDLHVIERDGFSTTPRGIRLKLYSGAGDHGEHVITIMLPEED; encoded by the coding sequence ATGACTGCTATCGCTAACGTCGGCATTGCCGAACCTTTATTTTCTGTTGATACCCTGTTGGCTGGCCCGACTTGTGCGGCGCAAGTACCTTCAGGCATTTACTGTGTGGGTGCATTAACCGCACCAGATGGGCAATTCCTGTATTTGTCGCTGGTTGGTCGTGATACGGCCTTCCAAGAACTACGCGGGTTAATGACTACCGGTAAGCTTAACTCCTTCTTGATTCGTCAGGACGGTGGTAAGTTAATTAGCGGTTGGTTCAGCCGTGAATGGCTGGGGAAGATGGAATATCACGGGGCAAAACTGCAAACCCAATTGTTTGGGGAAGTGTCCCAAATGATTTTCTATCATCCGTTACTGACCACACCCGATAAAGCCAATCAAACGGCGGTATTGCCCTATTTAGGGGAAATCACAGAATCTTTGATGCAGGACGCTTGGCAATTAGTGAAACACGTTTGCGAAGTGCCTTTGTTGGATGAGTGGCGCGATGTGGTCATGCAGTTGTTAACCCGGCTGGAATGGCTGGATACGTTAACGGGCTTTGGCTGTAATGCTACTTACATCAAGATCGGTAATAACATCGGTGGTTTGATCAGTGCCAATATCCGTGCCGGTGCGTTATGCGTCGATGCGGACTCTCAAGGGCGTTATGCCTTCCCGGACAAGTTAACCATCGACTTAGAGGCAAACCGTTATCAACCTCCTGTACCAGCTCAAACACCATCTGATAAAAAGGGTGGTTTTGAGGACGATGCGGATTTCATCGACTGTTATTCCCGTGCGCAAGCGATTGCAGACGGGGTACTGGTGGATGCATCTGCACACAAAGAGGTTCGTGAGGCAGGCTTTAAAGTGCCGGTCGCATTAACGGCTGCGGTGTGGGATCGCTTCGTCGAGTGGGACAATGATGATGTTCGTAAAGAGCAGCAATCATTGGGACAAAGCACCGCTGGACGCTTGTGGGATGTCATGTATATGGCGTTTTATGCCATCCGCCATTCACGGGGCGGCGGTGATGTGCTGTTTTACGATCTGCACGTCATTGAGCGCGATGGTTTTAGTACCACACCGCGTGGCATTAGGCTGAAGCTGTATTCTGGTGCGGGTGATCATGGCGAACACGTCATCACCATCATGCTGCCGGAAGAAGACTGA
- a CDS encoding DUF6094 domain-containing protein, with product MAKILVFPRLAQNFIKNGYYPTDDATIARTLSALEAADEGQMRILDPCAGEGVALAECKYHLGKERTVAYGVEYDQERAWHAKTLLDHCLHGDFNGVMTTYGTFGLLWLNPPYGDMVKDHEGNGAHGLFKESRARLEKHFYQRSHGLLQVGGVMVLILPTTSYDKQLSNWVAMHFRDVKVFRAATNQFKQTVLFGVKQKANGNVDTSLRQHLMGIGVGDIVPDELPETWTDTPYYVPAIQEGRRQFKFAAANIDAAQLRQEMANHQSVLQQQFTGLFRQAEAQANRHPLRQMTQWHTALALAAGQVGGVVHSEDGRVYLIKGSTHKEKRTETRIHENIDGSQTEERIDTDVFVPVIRALDFTPNSPSYGDVLMIR from the coding sequence ATGGCTAAAATTCTTGTATTCCCGCGCTTGGCGCAAAATTTCATTAAGAACGGCTATTACCCAACTGACGATGCCACCATTGCCCGTACTTTATCGGCACTGGAAGCAGCGGACGAAGGGCAGATGCGTATTCTTGACCCGTGTGCGGGTGAAGGAGTCGCATTGGCTGAATGCAAATACCACCTTGGTAAAGAGCGCACCGTCGCTTATGGCGTTGAATATGACCAAGAGCGTGCTTGGCACGCGAAAACCCTGTTGGATCACTGTTTACACGGTGATTTTAACGGGGTCATGACGACCTACGGTACGTTTGGTTTGCTTTGGCTCAATCCGCCTTACGGGGATATGGTCAAAGATCACGAAGGCAACGGCGCACACGGCTTGTTTAAAGAAAGCCGTGCCCGTTTGGAAAAACACTTTTACCAGCGTTCTCACGGCCTCTTGCAGGTCGGTGGGGTCATGGTGCTGATTTTGCCTACCACCAGTTATGACAAGCAATTGTCGAATTGGGTGGCTATGCACTTTCGGGATGTGAAAGTGTTCCGGGCAGCGACAAATCAGTTCAAGCAAACCGTGTTGTTCGGTGTGAAGCAAAAAGCCAATGGCAATGTCGATACCAGCCTGCGTCAGCACCTGATGGGTATTGGTGTCGGTGATATTGTCCCGGATGAGTTGCCAGAAACATGGACGGATACCCCGTACTATGTACCTGCGATTCAAGAAGGTCGTCGCCAGTTTAAATTTGCTGCGGCCAATATAGACGCTGCACAACTGCGACAGGAGATGGCTAATCACCAGTCAGTGCTGCAACAGCAGTTTACCGGGTTATTCCGGCAAGCTGAGGCGCAAGCCAACCGCCATCCGCTGCGTCAGATGACCCAATGGCATACGGCATTGGCATTGGCGGCGGGGCAAGTCGGTGGTGTGGTGCATTCTGAGGATGGGCGTGTCTATCTGATCAAGGGTAGTACCCACAAAGAGAAGCGCACTGAAACCCGCATCCATGAAAATATCGACGGATCACAAACCGAAGAGCGGATCGACACGGATGTGTTTGTGCCCGTGATTCGCGCATTGGACTTTACCCCCAACAGCCCTAGCTACGGCGATGTGCTGATGATTCGTTAA
- the traW gene encoding type-F conjugative transfer system protein TraW, with protein sequence MHSKGTPTGLQHLTTLSVLLGIAVCVHSPALASAAALGKTYPIAERDFLEVIHERLQAKQAAGEIDAMQQAMRATALNTIENPTPIPGISSATQAQTHYYDPSVVAEKAIHDASGKVVVAAGTRVNPLEYLGLSKVLLFIDGSDTQQLAYADDYYQTSNKPVKVILVGGSYMQVMRQWKRPVYFDQGGYLTQRLAIKHVPTLVYQDKPTDSVLRIDSIALPHAPTEGATP encoded by the coding sequence ATGCACAGCAAGGGGACACCAACGGGCTTACAGCACCTGACAACACTGAGTGTGCTGTTGGGTATCGCTGTGTGCGTGCATTCCCCAGCACTAGCCAGTGCAGCCGCATTGGGCAAAACCTACCCGATTGCTGAACGTGATTTTTTGGAGGTGATCCACGAACGGCTGCAAGCCAAGCAAGCGGCTGGCGAAATCGACGCGATGCAGCAGGCGATGCGTGCCACTGCGCTAAACACCATCGAAAACCCCACCCCGATTCCCGGCATTAGCAGTGCCACGCAAGCACAAACCCATTATTACGACCCCAGCGTGGTTGCCGAGAAGGCTATCCACGATGCCAGTGGCAAGGTGGTGGTAGCAGCCGGTACGCGGGTCAATCCCTTGGAATATTTAGGGTTGAGTAAAGTGTTGCTGTTTATTGACGGCAGTGACACGCAGCAACTGGCCTATGCCGACGACTATTACCAAACCAGCAACAAGCCGGTGAAAGTGATTTTAGTGGGCGGGTCGTACATGCAGGTCATGCGTCAATGGAAGCGTCCGGTGTATTTCGACCAAGGCGGTTATTTGACCCAGCGTTTAGCGATCAAACACGTACCGACGCTGGTGTATCAGGACAAGCCCACGGATAGCGTGTTGCGCATTGATAGCATTGCGTTGCCGCACGCGCCTACTGAGGGTGCAACCCCATGA
- a CDS encoding DUF2786 domain-containing protein produces MENVDMNRILDKIKKCLALAASDNPGEAEAALRQAKKLMDKHGITEAQVKLAEVKSMESKAPPARDRAARLANTIALAFACRLILHHPSRGGAFEFIGKGHYPELAQYTYAVLWKRLEVESDAFHEQMLCSLLDPDWDASGATIAARLGRDIYDGEVQYTLRRAKALKKAAKEDARKATTSFCEGWLYRVNETVRNFAGHEPDQDIQEWIDVKFGKLKTHKHRQNRDLDADGVQAGIDAGSRVSLHHGVKGDPVAQHLLN; encoded by the coding sequence ATGGAAAACGTGGATATGAACCGCATCTTAGACAAGATCAAGAAGTGCTTGGCACTAGCTGCATCGGATAACCCCGGTGAAGCGGAGGCCGCATTACGTCAGGCTAAGAAGCTCATGGACAAACACGGCATTACGGAAGCACAGGTCAAACTGGCGGAAGTGAAGTCGATGGAAAGCAAAGCACCGCCTGCCCGTGATCGGGCTGCTCGTCTTGCTAATACGATAGCTTTGGCATTTGCTTGTCGGTTGATCTTGCATCACCCCAGTAGGGGTGGTGCATTTGAGTTTATCGGCAAAGGCCATTACCCGGAGCTGGCACAATACACTTACGCGGTGTTGTGGAAACGTTTGGAGGTGGAAAGTGATGCTTTCCATGAACAGATGTTGTGCAGCCTGCTTGATCCTGATTGGGATGCCAGTGGTGCAACCATTGCAGCGCGTTTGGGTCGGGATATTTATGATGGCGAAGTGCAGTACACCCTGCGTCGGGCTAAAGCACTCAAGAAAGCGGCTAAAGAAGATGCACGTAAAGCCACGACCTCATTTTGTGAGGGCTGGTTATACCGCGTTAACGAAACCGTGCGTAATTTTGCAGGGCATGAGCCTGATCAGGACATTCAGGAATGGATTGATGTCAAATTTGGCAAGCTCAAAACCCATAAGCACCGCCAAAACCGTGATCTGGATGCCGATGGCGTTCAAGCCGGTATAGATGCGGGTTCCCGTGTGAGCCTGCATCACGGTGTTAAGGGTGATCCTGTCGCCCAGCATTTACTTAACTAA
- a CDS encoding DEAD/DEAH box helicase produces the protein MTAIANTQAEPAVISLSAFVQDFGNALRDAVDQQNPPVFHAEDTCPIRDAVMDGLLRAPFPAQREAVQAITALLVDQGEKAGIINAEMGTGKTMMAICAAAVMQAEGFQRTLVICPPHLVYKWRREIKETVPNARVWVLNGADTLARLLQLRELVKTGCNADAPEYFVMGRVRMRMGYEWKHSFSHKLISGRSSDTGEFYAHKVLACPKCGTVYRDAEGNTYRSAKFLPDQRLACNHTHVDEDGAEHVCGEQLWTLLRKESLKDKRKLVLDGLKQLPTIGDKTAERLISAFGEDMLGNMLSDNIHEFTNLMDDSGNMVFSDRQAERMERSLAKMEFSLGQGGYQPTEFIKRHLPDGYFGTLVVDECHEYKNGDSAQGQAFGVLAAKARKVLLLTGTLMGGYADDLFHLLWRANPRRMIEDGYKYRNRSLGGAVMGFMRDHGILKDVFKTTSGGSHKTSRGDKSSQRTSKAPGFGPTGICRFILPYTVFLKLKDIGQDVLPPYREHYVEVDMDGEQRDAYDTLSTDLTAVMRKALAKGDTTLLGVVLNALLRWPETCFRAESVRHPRTREVLASAPQQYTDSELTPKEQRLIDLCKAEKANGRRVLIYTSYTGKQDTAHRLKTLLSAAGLKTDVLRSSVSTEQREDWILDRVDRGIDVLVCNPELVKTGLDLLEFPVIAFMQTGYSVYTLQQAARRSWRIGQKLDVDVYFLGYANTAQTACLALMAEKIAVSQSTSGDMPDTGLDVLNPNGDSVEVALAKRMLAK, from the coding sequence ATGACTGCTATCGCTAACACTCAAGCTGAACCTGCTGTTATTTCATTATCAGCGTTCGTTCAAGATTTCGGTAACGCTTTGCGTGATGCCGTAGACCAACAAAATCCGCCTGTCTTTCATGCGGAAGATACCTGTCCGATCCGCGATGCGGTGATGGATGGATTATTGCGTGCGCCATTCCCTGCACAGCGCGAAGCGGTGCAAGCCATTACTGCCTTATTGGTCGATCAAGGTGAAAAAGCCGGGATTATCAATGCAGAAATGGGCACGGGAAAAACCATGATGGCAATCTGTGCCGCTGCGGTGATGCAGGCTGAAGGCTTTCAACGCACTTTAGTCATTTGCCCACCGCACTTAGTTTACAAATGGCGGCGTGAGATCAAGGAAACTGTCCCCAATGCCCGTGTGTGGGTATTGAACGGTGCGGATACCTTGGCACGTTTGCTGCAATTGCGTGAGCTGGTGAAAACCGGCTGCAATGCCGATGCGCCAGAGTATTTCGTGATGGGACGGGTGCGCATGAGAATGGGTTATGAGTGGAAGCATTCGTTTTCCCACAAGCTTATCAGCGGTCGCAGCAGCGATACGGGTGAGTTTTATGCGCATAAGGTTTTGGCTTGCCCTAAATGCGGCACGGTTTACCGTGACGCGGAAGGCAATACTTACCGTTCTGCGAAGTTCTTGCCGGATCAACGTCTAGCTTGTAACCATACGCATGTGGATGAAGACGGTGCGGAGCATGTCTGCGGTGAACAACTGTGGACGCTGCTGCGTAAGGAATCCCTGAAAGACAAGCGCAAGCTGGTACTGGATGGGTTAAAGCAACTCCCAACCATTGGTGACAAGACGGCAGAACGCCTGATTTCCGCGTTTGGTGAGGATATGCTGGGTAATATGTTGTCCGATAATATCCACGAGTTCACCAACTTGATGGATGACAGCGGCAATATGGTATTCAGTGACCGCCAAGCCGAACGTATGGAACGCAGCCTTGCTAAGATGGAGTTTTCCTTGGGGCAAGGCGGCTACCAGCCAACGGAATTCATCAAACGGCATTTACCGGATGGTTACTTCGGCACCTTGGTAGTCGATGAGTGTCATGAATATAAGAACGGTGATTCTGCCCAAGGCCAAGCCTTTGGGGTACTTGCAGCGAAAGCCCGTAAGGTGCTGTTGCTGACGGGAACCCTAATGGGTGGCTATGCCGATGATCTGTTTCACCTGTTATGGCGTGCTAACCCGCGTCGGATGATTGAGGACGGGTACAAATACCGCAACCGCTCGTTGGGTGGTGCGGTGATGGGTTTCATGCGGGATCATGGCATTCTCAAGGACGTGTTTAAAACCACGTCTGGCGGTAGCCACAAAACCTCGCGTGGTGATAAAAGCTCACAACGTACTTCCAAAGCTCCGGGTTTCGGCCCGACTGGCATTTGCCGTTTTATCCTGCCTTATACCGTGTTTTTGAAACTCAAAGACATCGGGCAAGACGTGTTGCCACCTTACCGTGAGCATTACGTTGAGGTGGACATGGACGGTGAACAGCGTGATGCGTATGACACCTTGTCAACTGACCTGACCGCAGTCATGCGTAAAGCGTTAGCCAAGGGTGACACCACCTTGTTAGGGGTGGTGTTGAATGCGTTATTGCGCTGGCCGGAAACTTGCTTTCGTGCTGAGTCAGTGCGCCATCCCCGTACCCGCGAGGTGCTGGCAAGCGCACCGCAACAGTACACGGACAGTGAGCTGACTCCCAAAGAGCAACGTCTGATTGACCTGTGCAAAGCAGAAAAAGCCAACGGTCGTCGGGTACTGATTTACACCAGCTACACCGGCAAACAAGACACCGCGCACCGCCTCAAAACGTTATTAAGTGCGGCAGGTCTGAAAACCGATGTATTGCGCTCCAGTGTCTCCACTGAACAGCGTGAGGATTGGATTTTGGATCGTGTTGACCGTGGCATTGATGTATTGGTGTGTAACCCGGAACTGGTAAAAACGGGACTGGATTTACTGGAATTTCCGGTAATCGCGTTCATGCAAACCGGTTACTCGGTTTACACCCTGCAACAGGCTGCACGCCGCTCTTGGCGGATCGGGCAGAAGCTGGACGTTGATGTTTACTTCTTGGGTTATGCTAATACCGCGCAAACCGCGTGTTTGGCGTTAATGGCGGAAAAAATCGCTGTTAGCCAAAGCACGTCCGGTGATATGCCGGATACCGGTTTGGATGTGCTAAACCCCAATGGTGATTCCGTGGAGGTAGCACTCGCCAAGCGAATGCTGGCAAAGTAA
- the radC gene encoding RadC family protein, with protein sequence MDYQDQNQCVMEAGGMYRVSGLFSADDLMGIASGIALQALNQRKDLNLADPDAVRTYLLSWLGNRKAEVFGCLFLDNNHRLLHVGELFFGTIDKASVHPREVVRECLKHNAAAVIFVHNHPSGVPEPSQADERITQKLKDSLNLIDVRVLDHFVVGVDAMVSFAERGLL encoded by the coding sequence ATGGACTATCAAGATCAAAACCAATGCGTTATGGAAGCAGGCGGGATGTACCGCGTGAGTGGCTTGTTTAGTGCTGATGACCTCATGGGTATCGCCAGTGGTATTGCGCTGCAAGCACTCAACCAACGCAAAGACCTGAACCTTGCCGATCCTGATGCGGTGCGTACTTACCTGCTGTCATGGCTGGGGAACCGCAAGGCTGAAGTGTTTGGGTGTTTGTTTCTGGATAATAATCACCGGCTTTTGCATGTCGGTGAATTGTTTTTCGGAACCATTGATAAAGCCAGCGTTCACCCTCGCGAGGTTGTACGGGAATGCCTGAAGCACAACGCTGCTGCGGTCATTTTTGTACACAACCACCCGTCAGGTGTCCCGGAGCCTAGTCAAGCGGATGAACGCATTACCCAAAAGCTCAAGGATTCACTGAATCTGATTGATGTGCGGGTATTGGATCACTTCGTGGTCGGTGTTGACGCTATGGTGTCATTCGCTGAACGCGGCTTGTTATAA
- the traU gene encoding conjugal transfer pilus assembly protein TraU, producing the protein MTRRNSPPLPITHAVSLTLLVVVLLLSPLPSHAVEPTCEGKFANPITDICWSCIFPLTLGGAKLMSMGQEDTANPGGVLCTCTGNGIPKIGIKVGFWEPVRQVDIVRKPFCLASLGGIDLDPGFDAPEAGRDDPEDGAPPASFYQAHWYVNPILYWLEVLLDNACLEKSPFDIAYLTELDPLWIDDELTYIINPDVSLFANLPAQAACAADCVQASAGFARPELFWCGGCQGTAYPLNGHVQHHIGGVQASSLLMQRLTAKMHRQGLIWSASGGDGLCGYYPRLQMDKSNYKYQMLFPVPQTQKIAGRCCQPYGRTTTIWGAGKEFPYKGEDFSYMVFRKRNCCQGAIGF; encoded by the coding sequence ATGACACGCCGCAACTCCCCACCGTTACCCATCACTCATGCCGTATCGCTGACCTTGCTGGTGGTTGTCCTGCTGCTGTCGCCCTTACCCTCCCATGCGGTGGAGCCGACCTGCGAGGGTAAGTTTGCCAACCCGATCACGGACATTTGTTGGTCGTGCATTTTCCCGCTGACATTGGGCGGGGCAAAGTTAATGAGCATGGGGCAAGAGGATACCGCCAATCCGGGCGGGGTACTGTGTACCTGTACCGGGAATGGCATTCCCAAGATCGGCATTAAGGTGGGTTTTTGGGAGCCAGTGCGCCAAGTCGACATTGTGCGCAAACCGTTTTGCCTTGCCTCTTTGGGTGGTATCGACCTTGATCCGGGGTTTGATGCGCCGGAAGCGGGGCGTGATGATCCTGAAGACGGCGCACCACCGGCCTCGTTTTACCAAGCGCACTGGTACGTCAACCCGATTTTGTATTGGTTGGAAGTGTTGCTGGATAACGCCTGCCTCGAAAAATCCCCGTTTGATATTGCGTACCTGACCGAGCTTGACCCGCTATGGATTGACGATGAGCTGACTTACATCATCAACCCTGATGTGTCCTTGTTTGCCAACCTACCAGCGCAAGCGGCGTGTGCGGCGGATTGCGTGCAAGCCTCCGCCGGGTTTGCACGCCCTGAATTGTTTTGGTGTGGCGGTTGCCAAGGCACGGCGTATCCGCTGAACGGGCATGTGCAACACCATATCGGCGGGGTGCAAGCCTCCAGCCTCCTGATGCAACGCCTCACCGCCAAAATGCACCGCCAAGGGCTGATCTGGTCTGCCAGTGGCGGTGACGGCTTGTGCGGGTACTACCCGCGTTTGCAGATGGATAAATCCAACTACAAGTACCAGATGTTATTCCCGGTTCCGCAAACCCAAAAGATTGCCGGACGCTGCTGCCAACCCTATGGGCGTACCACGACCATTTGGGGTGCAGGCAAGGAGTTCCCGTACAAAGGCGAAGACTTCTCGTACATGGTCTTCCGCAAACGTAACTGCTGTCAGGGTGCTATTGGGTTTTAA
- the trbC gene encoding type-F conjugative transfer system pilin assembly protein TrbC, with amino-acid sequence MKQSHYLTSVINVLFGLCMSLTATAQPTDAMPTAAQVAAQQQRQADTTLPNEAAVAAAADKVATVLAAPGLQADKVAGHQPRLNAIPMPPHVDGALAELFAQAERPLLPALRSDGELLIMVSFSMPKDTLKNLALQADKAGAVLVLRGMVDDSLTATTKAIREVLGEDAGDSTFQVDPNVYKAYAVQDVPTFVLAKQPPQAEQACELGKDYVAVRGDVSLTYALRELAKQPHWDTAAQRYLAALGVKP; translated from the coding sequence ATGAAACAATCCCACTACCTCACCAGCGTGATCAACGTGTTATTCGGGCTTTGCATGAGCCTGACGGCGACTGCCCAGCCTACCGATGCCATGCCCACGGCGGCACAAGTCGCTGCGCAACAGCAACGCCAAGCCGACACCACACTGCCTAATGAGGCTGCGGTAGCGGCGGCTGCGGATAAAGTGGCGACCGTGCTGGCTGCACCGGGGCTGCAAGCCGACAAGGTGGCGGGTCATCAACCGCGCCTAAACGCTATTCCGATGCCGCCGCACGTAGACGGTGCATTAGCGGAGTTGTTTGCGCAAGCGGAGCGTCCGTTGCTTCCGGCGTTACGCAGCGATGGTGAGCTGCTGATCATGGTGTCGTTTTCGATGCCCAAAGACACCCTGAAAAACCTAGCCCTGCAAGCCGACAAAGCCGGTGCGGTGTTGGTACTGCGCGGGATGGTGGATGATTCGTTAACAGCCACTACCAAAGCGATCCGCGAGGTTTTGGGTGAGGATGCCGGTGACAGCACCTTTCAGGTCGATCCGAATGTATACAAAGCGTATGCGGTGCAGGATGTACCCACCTTCGTACTGGCAAAGCAACCACCCCAAGCTGAACAGGCGTGTGAACTGGGCAAGGATTACGTGGCGGTACGCGGTGATGTCTCCTTGACCTACGCCTTGCGTGAATTAGCCAAACAACCGCACTGGGATACCGCCGCCCAACGTTACCTTGCTGCCTTGGGGGTGAAACCGTGA